The Biomphalaria glabrata chromosome 17, xgBioGlab47.1, whole genome shotgun sequence genome segment GGAACTAGAGAGAATATACGGGATTGAGAGCAAAGGGAGAGAATATACGGGATTGAGAGAAAACTAGAGATAGAGGAGATAAAATATACGAGATTGACAGAGAACAAGGGAGCAAAGAGATAGAATAAACGGGATTGAAAGAGAGCAAGGGAAGAGAATATACGAGCGtatggaatatatatatatatatatatatatatatatatatatatatatatatatatatatatatatatatatatatatagtgttatgactctacattgcgcactgtcatttggcgtgacattgtgtaccagaggacacgatagagaacagaggaagtcaagatggccgatgattagagatgaaaacgacacttgtgatgtgattagtgtaattctagatctagttcctatttggttattaaacattctatGTTGTTATTTCataatcctttcgttgaggttatttggctaagttatagcaattggtgtcagaagtgggatcctcAACGAAAGGGGAGAagatggtctagatctatgtatgggACATTGAACGAGTCCATTTTCGGGTAAATCAACATAAGTTTTGATTTTAGTTGATCAACGTTTTAATACTAGATGGCGtctaagaaaacacttagtcaaCTGTCATTACAGGAACTTAGGCAGGAACTCAGAGGTAGAGAGCTGAAGGTGAGCGGCAACAAGGAGGCACTTATGGAGCGTCTTAGGCAAAGCATGATAGAGGAAGAACAGGACCCGGAGACCTATGAGTTTGAAATAGAACCGACTATGATGGAGCTTTGGAACATGATGCAAGAACAaggcaaaacaaatactgacATAGGGAACTCAATGAAAgaagacatgaaatcattaaaggaTGAACTTAAACAAGAAAAGGGTAATGAACTGGGCTCTATAAAATCATTTGTAACCGAATTGAAAAATGGCATAGACAgtttcaaacaacaattaagaaatGAGGTCGCTGAATTAAGGTCCCAAATGGTGGGAGATGTTGATTCTAAAATTCAACAAttacgaaatgaaatgaaggcggagctggaaaagaaacaagatgTGGGAGCCACTGTGACTGAAATGACGGGGAAGATTAAACCACCGGTGTTTGACGGCTCTGTGTCTTGGTCGGCGTATCGATTACAATTCGAGGCGGCGGCGCAAGTCAACAGATGGGTTACCAAGGCAGATAGGGCAACTGGTCTCATGTTGGCACTCAGAGGCAAGGCAGCCGAATTGTTACAGACTATGACGGATCGGACAGACTACGATgccatggtcaaaacaatggaactacgATACGGCAATGAACACCTGCAGGAAGTTTTCAGGATGCAATTAAAGAATCGACAACAGAAAAACGGAGAGACATTACAGGAATTAGCAGCAGACGTGGAACGTCTCGCCCGTCTTGCCTACCCATCGGCAACACAGGAACTTCTGGATGTTCTGGTCACAGATGCTTTCATAGATGGAGTGCGAGATTCGGAACTTAAGAAAGCCATCCGAATAAGCGGAAAACGGAAAATCAACGAAGCCCTCATCTATGCCCTGTCCTACGAGGCGGCCGAAGTTTCAGCGAGGAGAATACACTATTGTCGGACGTTAAATGTGGCGGAAGAGGAGAATCTGCCGAGGCGGATTCGAAGAATGGTGGAAAAGGCTTTAAATGAACGGGAACATTATCAGACCTCAAGGCGTAGTAAAAAGACTTTTCGTTGTTGGAATTGTAACACTCCAGGTCATTTACGGAGGAATTGTAACATGTTGTTCCAAGGCTGTGCATCGGAACGTCAACCGCTACGATTCTACGGGCTTAGGGAGCAAGAACGGGCAGCCCAGGAAATCGAAACCCCGAGAATAAAGACTCCTTTCAGAGTGTTAGAAAAAAGCAGAACCTTGAGAGTGCAGGGAAAGATTGGCGCTGGTTCTTATAGGTTCCTCTTGGACACAGGGGCTACGCGGTCGATAGTTGGACCCAGTCTGATTGGTGATCGGGAAATAATACGAGTGAATGGCTCTACTCTTAAAACGGCAGGTGGCGAACTGTTACCTATATTAGGACAGGTACGGCTTAATTTTGAAATAGGAAGTCAACCATTTAGTCATGATTTTCTGATCGCCAATGTTGTCGACGATTGCATCCTGGGTCTGGATTTTATGCAGGAATTCggtttatctctaaacattggaaGTGGAACTTTACAATATGGACACATAGAGTTCCCATTGCTTGATGATGGTGTGGAAGGCATTCAGGTGAAACGAATCGAACATACGACCATACCAAAGTGGTCTAATCTGTCAGTAAACAGGTATCATAAAAGGGACAAACTGAAGTGGATCGAACTGGAAGGCCAGCTACATCCTAGAAGAGCGGAGATTGAAACATCAACCAATCACTGTTGTGGCTATACGGGTAGTTACAAGGAAAGTGTTGGTGGTGGCAGCGCCGTCGATGATCATAATGACACAGATGCGTCTAGCTTTCAAGATAAAGAAAGTGGCAACCTTTTCAACGATAAGCACGGACCCGAAAAGAAAACGCTAGatgaagaaactagaagagTGACCTACAGGCAGAGTGAAACTATGGCTTTCGATGTCCTGGATATGAGTGCTTCAATGGGCATGACCAAatcagacaacgttgggtctgtgtACGATACTTCTGTTTATCTACCAGTACTAACTGCAGACAGAAATTTAATAAGAACTCTACGGGCGGCACCTCGAATGAACAATGCAAATACCAGAAAAACCATCAACAGGTCTGGACTTGACAAACGTGTGTACGTCTGCCTTCACAAAGCAGAGTAAAAGATGAATCAATTTCAGCGGAAACTGGACACTGATAATGTGGTTAATGGACATGTGTAGACAGGCCTACCTTCTGGAGATGGCTTGAAATGACAGTGTGTTTATGACCTGGCCTCCAGTGGGACTATAACTTTCTTGCCAGAACTTCATCTGCACTGACAATTCTTCAGCccattgcgcactgtcatttggcgtgacattgtgtaccagaggacacgatagagaacagaggaagtcaagatggccgatgattagagatgaaaacgacacttgtgatgtgattagtgtaattctagatctagttcctatttggttattaaacattctattttgttatttcgtaatcctttcgttgaggttatttggctaagttatagcaatatatatatatatatagagagagagagagagagatttatacctatttaattatgtttgtttattcattttacAAGAAACACTTTATAGATGGGTCGttacaatattgagatatacatatcaATATGGCAGAATGCCCACACAAACATTATTATAGTATCAGAGAATGCATGAATGATCTTCAAAAGAGctaaaactttaatttgttgTGTCTACTTGGCGCACAGATTCCCCATATTGTACACCTAGAGAATTGGTTTGATTTGAAAACTAGACTGATAAAAAAGCTCAGTCGATGTTTTTGCTCTCGATTGTTTGTATCTGTCCTTCGAAAATGAAAATCCGTAACTTGTTGGTCCACTACTGTAGGCCCTATAACGCATTCTCTTTATTAGGCCATTAGTTCAGTAACTCTCTAGCGTATCACATATAAAAATATAGGCTGCTCCATTCTTGAATGGCGCATGTATAATGTCTTATCACATGTAGGAAACTGCAAGAAATTGCAataatatagataaaaaaaaatgatctacatttaaaaaaaaaaaaaactcttttttttttaatatgcgtTCAGATGAACACCTATTATATGACACGTCATGTAAaatcttcatttgtttgtaggcctatatctttcAGGAGGTACGGAATACACCGAAGAAATCACGCACTAAAGTTCTGGTTAACTGACCCATGCTGGGGTTAAAAGCTAAACATGAGTCGGATTGCTACACTTATTCTGAACAAACCACGCCCACATGTTGTTGCCAGGATACCACTGGACTGAGTCGTCTTTAGTCATTTTCTCACAAAGCTTACAATGCCAAGGCTCATTCGCCACAGATTCGTACCTGCTCTTCTCTCTGAGCATGCGCAGATATCGCGCCTTGTCTTTCGACAGCCCGACGAGGTAGAACGCCAGCTCTTCCGGTGTGCTGAAATCAGACGCGTCCACGAAAGTTTCTGGCGGGAAGTAGCGTCTGTAATCTGTCCCCCCGCGAACAACTGGAATTACTTTGGCCGCCGGGAAGAGCTTGAAGACCTTTTCGGTGACATAATCCTTGCATATAGAATTCTCAAAAGCCAAATAGAAGAAGTACGTGCTGGACAGTAGAGGCAGGCAATGCGAGAGGTCAATATGTCGGTAGTTGGAGCCAAATGAACAGTTCATACTGCCGCAGTGACCGAAAATATCGATGTTGATGATTTTCCGCATCCGGGCGACATACTCTTGCCGGAGACTTGAGGTGATGCAGTGGCTGACGAACCACGCCACGTGGACCGTCTTTGTGGAAAAAATAGCGTCATAGTTTAGGCTGGGTTCCGGCGTTATGACCTTGAGCTTGCCGTACAGTGTAGGGATGTCCGAATCAAGGTTGTAGGTCATGCTCCAGTTAAACTGACCTTCAAAACAGATTgataaaaatatcattaataaattattagatAAATTTGTTCAAGGATAATCGTttagcaaaatttaaaatttatttttaaaaaatctttttttttttttgaaaattttaaaagtaacattttcaataTTAGATATTATAACCCTTTATAGATCAAATAGCATTCttgcacacacatacatctaTTATATAACTGGAAAATTTGAGAGGAGGATTCTAGTCATAGAATTGAGATGGAATTGAAAGATTCTAGGTATCAAATTCGAAGACCGCATCAAAAATAACATCTAAAACCAGACCACAATACCGATCGGTCCCTATTAAAGACCGTACAGTGTAGGGAGATCCGAGTTAAGGCTGTAGATAATGCTCCTTCTAACCATTATAGAAAAAACTCAAGCTAAGACTGTACGCCATATCACGAGATCcacagggctcgcaaagacagGCAACAGAGGAATGGATCATGATTTGTAACTTTATCACTGGATACACTTATGTCAAgtgatgtgttgttgttgttgttgttgttgttttatctgaAATTCATTACGGACACGCTTATGTTGACAATTATGTttttaacaagaaaacaacaatcgCACAGCAACGGATAATGTGTGTGGTTGATTTTGTGAGAGTGGGTTGGATAGTTGTATGCGAGCCTTGTTAAGCTCCTCCGCGGTGATGAGTACTTGAACTAGGAACAAACCCATATGAAGTAACACCGAACTCAATACTGAACATAAACACAGACGAAAGGCGAACAATCGATCAATGGAGTCGACGCTAGTgttaaacaataaacactttgaatACTCAAGGAGAGGAACCGTCGAAGGTCGTCTGTTACTACCGTCTTTGTAATGCTTCTTATTTCTACTGCGATAAGAAAAGCGTCTTCTTTCTAGCGTCGTCTAGGgtgttcttactttttaaagatCTATCACGTCATTcgtcactaagtaaaactttcccattattcccgaaacaaatatctaattcctaatcatgtcataacagccTACAGTATTAAATCACTATAGGAAAACAACAATCTTATTTCTATGTCACCACACACTACACCCCGTGTCACCAGACTATGGACCGAGTACCTGTTTCGGCCAGTTACTTATCAGCCCCCAGGTTCTGATGCTAAATCGTCCTCCAGTTTTACTTGCAAATTTCGTTAAGAAATCCAAAAACGTAATCTATAGATGTGTTGGTTATAACTGATACGCGactatttttaaatacagattTTTGGTGGATTGTTAAAGTCTGATATGAAAACAATCGATGGCTGTTGGTGTGGTGTGTGTGCTACGGACTGTCGTCTGGATGGTCCCAGGTTTTAACCCTGCCGCCTGTCGTATTGGGCTAGTGCGTAGGAATGTCTTATTTCTCTGGGAAAGTCTGAAATGTGTAAGtcgatatttttacaaaaagtgGATGAGAATCTTTTAAGTAGTTTTCATTTGTCCACAATGGCTTCATTTGTGTTCAAAAAGTCCGTTTTGAGGTCAGAAAGTAAAGTGAAATTTAGTTTTGGCTCCTTTTGGTACCACATTCCTGGCTGCAGATGCAATAGTTGTGTTGGTCTCCACCAGCacatataattagatctatttctggTTTACATACCATCAAACTGGCTGCTGTTCAGGTGTGTAGTCTGAGGGTGCCTGCAGGGAGCTTCCATTGAGCTCATCACCCACCTCTGTTTGCTGGGCCTCTTGTAACGTGGTAAAATTGTCACTCTCTGAAGACTGAAAAATGCATGCAATATTGTGTAGCTAagtgacctaaaaaaaaaaaagtttccctttcagactatggggcagatgatcttacggtcatctgtttcttaggccaacggttaacgaacagggtgtaatgtggacagtacaacgaccaacagcctttactttccccaacccattagagttgggtgaactcagaggcgccctataaatccagaaattcaaaatcccagccttcaccgaaattcgaacccaggactcgaAGACCTCCGAGTGACATAACCATG includes the following:
- the LOC106056620 gene encoding alpha-(1,3)-fucosyltransferase C-like, translated to MTKLNLRSAVFIKHLTRRYFGHTRMVLIGVLLFVTYTLVFRKYSGAPVDRAMKRIDPRGKVVGTISSKSLTLPAFSSKNNISAVFVGVRNFISPFVVTDGDALNKAALKSECETSVGRDKFSECQGHRNQFVVKGAVDVRVKARTVAAIRSCSNGSRACIQTRKLDFKGCLYSGCLHTDDWKTADVLVIEAFYLQRVTILPRYKRPSKQRWVMSSMEAPCRHPQTTHLNSSQFDGQFNWSMTYNLDSDIPTLYGKLKVITPEPSLNYDAIFSTKTVHVAWFVSHCITSSLRQEYVARMRKIINIDIFGHCGSMNCSFGSNYRHIDLSHCLPLLSSTYFFYLAFENSICKDYVTEKVFKLFPAAKVIPVVRGGTDYRRYFPPETFVDASDFSTPEELAFYLVGLSKDKARYLRMLREKSRYESVANEPWHCKLCEKMTKDDSVQWYPGNNMWAWFVQNKCSNPTHV